A single window of Paenibacillus sp. SYP-B4298 DNA harbors:
- a CDS encoding zf-HC2 domain-containing protein, with the protein MDKLNCKIVQDLLPSYIEGLTSEVTNKSLEEHLASCSECEKIRSAMTKEVKELDTAPQKQINFLKKIKRRQWMTAAISVFAALMIFFAVFYFIVQRQFPVSSSEVKISDVYQMKDGSIHYRISANVESYISNATQIGSGSTQILRLYEHRRFSSSSTKSVVSLPENWIPTIHPSTNKEITAIYYEGKNQNDRITIWEKDMNIPKATAEQEAEYERNVRNNVK; encoded by the coding sequence ATGGATAAATTAAACTGTAAAATTGTACAAGATCTTCTGCCTAGCTATATTGAAGGTCTGACAAGCGAAGTGACGAACAAGTCCCTGGAAGAACACCTTGCTTCATGCAGCGAATGCGAGAAAATACGGTCGGCGATGACAAAAGAAGTGAAAGAGCTGGATACGGCTCCGCAAAAACAGATCAATTTTCTAAAAAAAATCAAAAGGCGGCAATGGATGACGGCCGCGATTAGCGTATTTGCCGCCCTAATGATCTTTTTCGCCGTGTTTTACTTCATTGTTCAAAGACAATTTCCCGTCTCAAGCAGTGAAGTGAAGATTAGCGATGTGTACCAAATGAAGGATGGCTCCATCCATTACCGAATCTCTGCTAATGTGGAAAGTTATATAAGCAACGCCACCCAGATCGGCAGCGGAAGCACACAAATTCTTCGACTCTATGAGCACAGGCGCTTCTCATCGAGTTCAACCAAAAGCGTCGTTTCACTTCCCGAGAACTGGATTCCCACAATCCATCCGAGCACGAACAAAGAAATAACAGCCATTTATTACGAAGGAAAAAATCAAAACGACCGGATTACCATTTGGGAAAAAGACATGAATATTCCTAAAGCCACTGCTGAACAAGAAGCCGAATATGAGAGAAATGTCCGAAACAACGTCAAATAA
- a CDS encoding RNA polymerase sigma factor — protein sequence MESIEHLYAMYAQTVYKYLFSITQNADLSEELTQETFYQATKTIHHFRGDCKISVWLCQIAKRAWYKELSKSKKMQTRSMDESESLVHPGHNLENSVLQNEDKLAMFRMLHRLDEKTKEVMYLRLSGELSFSEIGDILGQSETWARVTFYRGKQKMVKEREQNG from the coding sequence ATGGAAAGCATTGAGCATCTCTATGCAATGTATGCTCAAACCGTTTACAAATACTTATTCAGCATCACGCAAAATGCTGACCTGTCCGAAGAGCTTACGCAGGAAACGTTCTACCAAGCCACAAAAACCATTCATCATTTTCGCGGCGATTGTAAAATTTCCGTCTGGTTATGCCAAATCGCCAAGCGGGCCTGGTATAAAGAGTTAAGTAAAAGTAAAAAAATGCAAACCCGCTCCATGGATGAGTCGGAATCCCTTGTACATCCTGGACATAATTTGGAAAACAGCGTTTTGCAAAATGAAGACAAGCTGGCGATGTTTCGAATGCTGCATCGGCTGGATGAGAAAACAAAAGAAGTGATGTATTTACGTCTTTCAGGCGAACTAAGCTTTTCCGAAATCGGGGATATTCTGGGTCAAAGCGAAACGTGGGCCCGGGTGACATTTTACCGCGGCAAACAAAAAATGGTGAAGGAGCGAGAGCAGAATGGATAA
- a CDS encoding cytochrome d ubiquinol oxidase subunit II has protein sequence MSIEQLGIGVLWSFLYGYLIVASIDFGAGFYAYYGRLIGQESIIAPVISRYLSPVWEVTNVFLVFFFVGLVGFFPETAHYYGTALLIPGSIALVLLSIRGSFYAFANYGAKKNSFYLFAYGMTGLLIPASLATVFTISEGGFIAVHGARIELLMAELFYSTYSWAVVLLAMSSVLFISSAFLAYYAARARDERALELMRQFALWGGVPTIISSLFVFIALRNHNLEHFERTLDIWWMFGLSLISFLGAAWLIWRRKQYGLAFVLVMLQFAFAFYGYGISHLPYLLYPHLTIYGSVTNPASGRALVAVFVAGFALLVPSLVLLMRLFLFNVRYVKGELS, from the coding sequence ATGTCGATTGAACAACTGGGCATTGGGGTACTGTGGAGCTTCTTATACGGCTATCTGATCGTCGCCTCTATCGATTTTGGAGCAGGCTTCTACGCCTACTATGGTCGCTTGATCGGTCAGGAATCGATCATCGCCCCTGTCATCTCGCGTTATCTGTCTCCGGTCTGGGAGGTGACGAATGTCTTCCTCGTCTTCTTCTTCGTCGGCCTGGTCGGCTTCTTCCCGGAGACGGCCCATTATTATGGAACAGCGCTTCTAATTCCTGGCAGCATTGCGCTGGTGCTGCTGTCCATCCGCGGCTCCTTCTACGCCTTCGCCAATTACGGCGCGAAGAAGAACAGCTTCTATCTGTTCGCCTACGGCATGACGGGGCTGTTGATCCCTGCTTCCTTAGCGACCGTCTTCACCATCTCTGAGGGTGGATTTATTGCCGTACATGGTGCAAGAATCGAGCTGCTCATGGCGGAGCTGTTCTACAGCACGTACTCCTGGGCGGTCGTACTGCTGGCGATGTCGAGCGTGCTGTTCATCAGCTCGGCCTTCCTGGCGTATTATGCTGCTCGCGCCCGCGATGAGCGGGCACTGGAGCTGATGCGGCAGTTCGCGCTATGGGGCGGAGTGCCGACGATCATCTCCAGTCTGTTCGTGTTCATCGCCCTGCGCAACCACAATCTGGAGCATTTCGAGCGGACGCTGGACATTTGGTGGATGTTCGGATTGTCGCTGATCAGCTTCCTCGGGGCGGCCTGGCTCATCTGGCGGCGGAAGCAGTATGGACTGGCGTTTGTGCTGGTCATGCTGCAATTCGCATTTGCCTTCTACGGCTATGGTATCTCCCATCTTCCGTATCTGCTGTACCCGCATCTGACCATCTACGGCAGCGTAACGAATCCGGCGTCGGGGCGTGCGCTGGTTGCTGTCTTCGTCGCAGGCTTCGCGCTGCTGGTGCCCTCGCTCGTGCTGCTGATGCGTCTGTTTCTGTTCAATGTCCGTTATGTAAAGGGGGAGCTGTCATGA
- a CDS encoding cytochrome ubiquinol oxidase subunit I, with amino-acid sequence MSTVDWSRGLTEMTLAFHILFATIGVGVPVLISIAEWLGIYRKDPHYSLMARRWARGFVITVAVGVVTGTCIGLQLNLLWPEFMSLAGNVVGLPLFMETFAFFFEAIFLGIYLYTWNRFKNPYTHWLLTLPIVLGASASALFITTVNSFMNTPQGFTFENGSLVDVDPLAAMFNPAAPSKVAHVLSSAYLTSAFVLAMIAAFSMLKGRKDEYYRKSIRLNMTVGLVLAVLTILIGDMSAQFLAAHQPEKLAAAEWHFETGGRAPLIVGGVLDPDTQQVRGALELPWGLSLLATHNPDGVVIGLNDYPQEDWPPLYVHYLFDAMVTIGFYLLAVPVLFLLLLRSRREGAYNRWMLAAIVAGGPLSLFAIELGWFYAEVGRQPWILRGYMRVSEAATTNPHVGAAFWMFAALYALLGIVCLVVLARLFRNKPAELELEARRIIL; translated from the coding sequence ATGAGTACAGTGGATTGGAGCCGCGGTCTGACGGAGATGACGCTGGCTTTTCATATTTTGTTCGCCACGATTGGGGTAGGGGTGCCGGTGCTGATCTCGATCGCTGAATGGCTAGGCATCTACCGAAAAGATCCGCATTACTCCCTAATGGCGCGCAGATGGGCACGGGGATTCGTCATTACGGTTGCCGTCGGTGTCGTTACTGGCACCTGCATCGGCTTGCAGCTCAACCTGCTGTGGCCGGAATTTATGAGTCTGGCCGGCAATGTCGTCGGACTGCCGCTGTTCATGGAGACGTTCGCGTTCTTCTTCGAGGCGATCTTCCTCGGGATTTATCTCTATACATGGAATCGGTTCAAAAACCCTTATACCCACTGGCTGCTCACGCTGCCGATCGTGCTGGGGGCCTCCGCCTCCGCGCTGTTTATTACAACCGTGAACTCGTTTATGAATACGCCCCAGGGCTTTACATTCGAGAATGGCAGTCTGGTTGATGTTGACCCGCTCGCTGCGATGTTCAATCCGGCTGCCCCATCCAAGGTGGCGCATGTCCTGTCCTCGGCTTATCTAACCTCTGCCTTCGTGCTGGCGATGATCGCTGCCTTCTCGATGCTCAAGGGGCGCAAGGATGAGTATTACCGCAAGTCGATTCGATTGAATATGACGGTTGGCCTCGTACTGGCGGTGCTGACGATTCTCATCGGCGACATGTCTGCGCAATTTCTCGCGGCACATCAGCCGGAGAAGCTGGCGGCAGCGGAGTGGCACTTCGAGACGGGCGGGCGAGCGCCGCTCATCGTTGGCGGTGTGCTTGACCCGGACACGCAGCAGGTGAGAGGGGCGCTGGAGCTTCCATGGGGACTAAGTCTGCTGGCGACTCATAACCCGGATGGCGTGGTCATCGGTCTGAATGACTACCCGCAGGAGGACTGGCCGCCGCTCTATGTCCATTATCTGTTCGACGCGATGGTCACGATCGGCTTCTACCTGCTTGCTGTGCCTGTACTCTTCCTGCTGCTGCTGCGCTCCAGGCGAGAGGGGGCGTATAATCGCTGGATGCTGGCGGCCATCGTCGCAGGCGGCCCCTTGTCACTGTTCGCGATTGAGCTGGGCTGGTTCTATGCCGAGGTGGGACGGCAGCCCTGGATATTGCGCGGCTATATGCGCGTATCGGAGGCGGCGACGACAAATCCGCATGTCGGCGCAGCGTTCTGGATGTTTGCGGCCTTGTATGCCTTACTGGGCATAGTCTGCCTGGTTGTGCTGGCGAGGCTGTTCCGCAATAAGCCGGCCGAGCTGGAGCTGGAGGCGCGGCGAATTATACTATAG
- a CDS encoding glycoside hydrolase family 88/105 protein: MSKLWSLAMSESFMKQYPLVSDMPFQKSRCWNYENGCILTAFEQVWRTTGDERYLTYIRDNMDLFIREDGSIDTYSLNEYNVDMINQGKALFVLLEQTGEQRYRKAAELLAAQLKGHPRTTEGGLWHKKIYPFQMWLDGVYMTSPFLAQYAAVFDEAQWYDDLASEILLMERVSRDPKTGLLYHGWDESREERWSNPQTGCSPHFWGRAVGWYMMAIVDVLDHLPLSHPQRGQIVGIFYRLAKAVVRVQDEGSGLWYQVLDQAERQGNYLEASGSAMFTYALAKGANEGYLDGWALESAARGYHGLLKHYVEQDADGSLHLNGICSVAGLGNTPYRDGSFDYYISEPTRRDDPKGFAPFVLACLEIERSGVLDAG, from the coding sequence CTGAGCAAGCTATGGTCGCTGGCGATGTCCGAATCATTTATGAAGCAATATCCTCTCGTATCGGACATGCCCTTTCAGAAGAGCAGATGCTGGAATTATGAGAACGGTTGCATTTTAACCGCATTTGAACAGGTATGGCGAACGACGGGAGACGAGAGATACCTCACCTATATCCGCGACAACATGGATTTGTTCATCCGTGAGGACGGCTCCATCGATACGTATTCGCTTAACGAGTACAATGTAGACATGATCAATCAGGGCAAGGCGCTCTTCGTGCTGCTGGAGCAGACCGGAGAGCAGCGCTACCGCAAGGCAGCAGAGCTGCTGGCCGCACAGTTGAAGGGACACCCTCGCACCACAGAGGGCGGGCTGTGGCATAAGAAGATCTATCCGTTCCAGATGTGGCTGGACGGGGTGTATATGACCTCGCCATTTCTGGCGCAATATGCGGCGGTGTTTGATGAGGCGCAGTGGTATGATGATCTGGCAAGCGAAATTCTGCTGATGGAGCGCGTCTCGCGTGATCCCAAGACAGGATTGCTCTATCATGGATGGGACGAGAGTCGTGAGGAACGGTGGTCGAATCCGCAGACAGGCTGCTCGCCGCATTTCTGGGGACGGGCTGTCGGCTGGTATATGATGGCAATCGTCGATGTATTGGATCATCTGCCGCTGTCCCATCCGCAGCGTGGTCAGATTGTCGGTATCTTCTACCGTCTGGCCAAGGCAGTGGTGCGCGTGCAGGATGAGGGGAGCGGACTGTGGTATCAGGTGCTGGATCAAGCGGAGCGCCAAGGCAACTATCTGGAGGCGTCCGGGTCGGCGATGTTCACCTATGCACTGGCAAAGGGAGCCAACGAGGGCTATCTGGACGGCTGGGCGTTGGAATCGGCGGCACGCGGCTACCACGGGCTCTTGAAGCATTATGTGGAGCAGGATGCAGATGGCTCCCTGCATCTGAACGGCATATGCAGCGTTGCGGGGCTGGGCAACACGCCATACCGCGACGGCTCGTTCGACTATTACATCAGCGAGCCGACGCGCCGTGATGATCCCAAGGGCTTCGCTCCGTTCGTGCTGGCCTGTCTGGAGATCGAGCGGTCAGGCGTGCTGGATGCTGGATGA
- a CDS encoding pectinesterase family protein produces the protein MSRNNRMVVAWDGSGEFTRIQEAIDQVPADNREQVVIHIKPGVYREKLVIEKPYVTLMGESKDAEDTVITYDDSAWKTFPDGERYETFHSYTLFVGAVGFTAERLTIENSAGPGEQVGQAVAAYVDADRAVFRDCRLLGYQDTLCTGPLPDRPIDPNQPYFGGPRGRAPRIQGRQLYERCYIEGDIDFIFGSAAALFYHCSIHSRSLRQPAATHGWVTAASTPEHAEYGYVFRRCRLSGDAPPGSVYLGRPWRNHAHTVFIDCWLGAHIRPEGWDNWDKPESEHTVRYAEHGSYGPGAMGAQRVGWSRQLAELELRQYEPERMLGGSDGWRPLEGSE, from the coding sequence ATGAGCAGGAATAACAGGATGGTTGTCGCTTGGGATGGGAGTGGGGAATTCACCCGAATTCAAGAGGCCATCGACCAGGTGCCTGCGGACAATCGCGAGCAGGTCGTCATCCACATCAAGCCGGGGGTGTACCGCGAGAAGCTGGTTATTGAGAAGCCATATGTAACCCTGATGGGGGAAAGTAAGGATGCGGAGGATACGGTCATTACCTATGATGACTCTGCATGGAAGACGTTCCCGGACGGAGAGCGTTATGAGACCTTCCATTCGTATACGCTGTTTGTCGGAGCGGTCGGCTTCACAGCAGAGCGGCTGACGATCGAGAATAGCGCCGGGCCAGGCGAGCAGGTAGGGCAAGCGGTGGCGGCCTATGTGGATGCAGACCGCGCTGTATTTCGCGATTGCCGCTTGCTCGGCTATCAGGATACGCTCTGTACCGGGCCGCTGCCCGATCGGCCGATCGACCCGAATCAGCCGTACTTCGGCGGCCCGCGAGGGCGCGCTCCTCGTATACAGGGAAGACAGCTATACGAGCGCTGCTACATCGAGGGAGACATCGACTTCATCTTCGGCTCGGCAGCGGCGCTCTTCTACCATTGCTCGATTCATTCCCGCTCGTTGCGGCAGCCCGCTGCCACCCATGGCTGGGTGACGGCGGCATCGACACCCGAGCATGCGGAGTACGGGTATGTATTCCGTCGTTGCCGACTGAGTGGAGATGCGCCGCCAGGCAGTGTCTATCTGGGACGCCCATGGCGCAATCACGCGCATACGGTGTTCATCGATTGCTGGCTTGGCGCGCATATTCGCCCGGAGGGCTGGGATAATTGGGACAAGCCGGAGAGCGAGCACACGGTGCGGTATGCGGAGCACGGCAGCTACGGGCCGGGAGCGATGGGGGCGCAGCGTGTCGGGTGGTCGCGGCAGCTCGCGGAGTTGGAGCTGCGACAGTATGAGCCGGAGAGGATGCTCGGCGGCTCGGATGGCTGGAGGCCGCTGGAAGGTAGCGAATAG
- a CDS encoding carbohydrate ABC transporter permease, which yields MRSPFKTSPLLGIVLLLMVIVYLFPVYLIALNSFKSFREIFDSFLALPQTLYLDNYVRAWSSTNFAKAFMNNAIISVASVIGVIIVAALAGYKLSRDRGRLSWFIYLLCTFPFLIPFYTYMIPLVQLSKTLHITNNPLGLSLIYMSTGSFAVFLFHAFVKSIPREIDESAYMDGCSEMGFFFKIIFPLLKPAVSSVAILYALWTWNDFLLPFLVLTDKEAATLTINIYKLFGKFGSDWDIITASLILSSLPIVILYISLQKYIISGVAAGAVKG from the coding sequence ATGCGCAGTCCATTCAAAACATCGCCTCTGCTGGGCATCGTGCTGCTGCTCATGGTTATCGTCTATCTGTTCCCGGTGTATCTGATCGCGCTCAATTCCTTCAAGTCCTTCCGGGAAATCTTTGATTCGTTCCTGGCGCTTCCGCAAACGCTCTATCTGGACAATTATGTTCGGGCGTGGTCGTCGACCAACTTTGCCAAGGCGTTTATGAATAATGCGATCATTTCTGTCGCCTCTGTCATCGGAGTGATTATCGTGGCTGCGCTGGCGGGCTACAAGCTGTCGCGTGATCGCGGGCGGCTGAGCTGGTTCATTTACTTGCTATGCACGTTCCCGTTCCTGATTCCGTTCTACACGTATATGATTCCGCTGGTTCAGTTGTCCAAGACGCTGCATATTACGAACAATCCGCTGGGGCTGTCGCTGATCTACATGTCCACAGGCAGCTTCGCCGTCTTTCTGTTCCATGCCTTCGTCAAAAGCATCCCGCGTGAGATCGATGAATCGGCCTACATGGATGGCTGCTCGGAGATGGGCTTCTTCTTCAAGATCATCTTTCCGCTGCTGAAGCCGGCGGTAAGCAGTGTCGCTATATTGTATGCGCTCTGGACATGGAATGATTTCCTGCTGCCGTTTCTCGTGCTGACGGACAAGGAGGCTGCGACGCTCACGATCAACATCTATAAGCTGTTCGGCAAGTTCGGCAGCGATTGGGATATTATTACGGCGAGCCTGATTCTCTCCTCGCTGCCGATCGTCATCCTGTATATCTCGCTGCAAAAATATATTATTAGCGGGGTAGCAGCGGGGGCAGTCAAAGGATGA
- a CDS encoding carbohydrate ABC transporter permease: protein MNSILQRRGKNTASLLMFTAPFLIVFAVFFLYPLARGVVLSFTDWNGIERSAPFNGLDNYIELFTDDSRFLHSLWITFVFTALTVIASNFVSLVLAVLIESGARFKNTLRTLFFLPYVFSLVVVGFTWKIMYIEIIPDIAKLSPLLEFLNLDYIGNPQLALYAVIVMNIWFGIGYYLIIYLAGIQTIDSSVMEAASIDGATGWARFRMMTVPLLMPSISICVFTSITSSLKIFDAIFVLTGGGPGYATESIALNIYYEAFGSANRFGYGMAKSVVLGIIVLIISYFQLKFFKSREVEA from the coding sequence ATGAACAGCATCCTGCAGCGTCGCGGCAAGAACACTGCCTCCCTGCTTATGTTTACGGCCCCATTTCTGATCGTGTTCGCTGTGTTTTTCCTGTATCCGCTCGCTCGCGGCGTTGTGCTGTCGTTCACGGATTGGAATGGCATTGAACGGAGCGCTCCATTCAACGGGCTGGACAATTATATCGAATTATTTACCGACGATTCAAGGTTTTTGCACTCGCTCTGGATTACATTTGTATTCACTGCGCTCACAGTCATCGCATCGAACTTTGTGTCGCTCGTGCTGGCCGTGCTGATTGAGAGTGGCGCTCGCTTCAAAAACACGCTGCGAACGTTATTTTTTCTTCCTTATGTGTTCAGTCTCGTCGTCGTCGGGTTCACCTGGAAAATTATGTACATCGAGATTATTCCCGACATTGCGAAGCTGAGCCCCTTGCTCGAATTTCTGAATTTGGACTATATCGGGAACCCGCAGCTTGCGCTGTATGCGGTGATCGTGATGAATATCTGGTTTGGCATCGGCTACTATCTGATCATCTACCTTGCAGGCATCCAGACGATCGACTCCAGTGTCATGGAAGCAGCGTCAATCGATGGCGCGACAGGGTGGGCACGGTTTCGCATGATGACAGTGCCGCTCCTGATGCCGTCCATCTCGATCTGTGTGTTTACGAGCATCACGAGCTCGCTCAAAATATTCGATGCGATCTTCGTGCTGACGGGCGGAGGCCCGGGCTATGCAACAGAGTCGATAGCGCTGAACATCTATTATGAGGCGTTCGGCTCGGCGAACCGTTTTGGCTACGGCATGGCGAAGTCGGTCGTGCTCGGCATCATCGTGCTGATCATTTCCTACTTCCAGTTGAAATTTTTCAAATCCAGGGAGGTGGAGGCTTAA
- a CDS encoding ABC transporter substrate-binding protein, whose amino-acid sequence MRKRLKPALLASVACLLLLSACGTAEKNNGSGTTETPPAEPVKLKFLTQVVDYPKYQDEINEALHKTYPNITVEFDHVFDNYDSVLKTKIATKDAPDLFNYAGYLAMKPFVDADQLLDLTEDKIEEGILPNFREGGKYNGKTYAVSTQVLGYGLIYNKQAFKEAGIDAPPKTLSELKTAVDKLNNVGITPFASGFKDVWLSYHMFWAMQGATLDDFQQFYDDMNAGKAKTKTDRLDKAFELFDLYNANDGQNPLSSDFANMSHLVGTKQAAMAIQGVWSYEEMVKLDPNVELGLAPIPVSEDPQDATMLADGDGFIYISKDSKHPQEAKQFLEWMVSKEGAEATVGSILKQQSTSASNPKSELNALSADVAKYIEEGGKTRGFVINFWPSGLADIIGKEMQDYIAKKKTRDQLFDNIDASWKKLYKP is encoded by the coding sequence ATGAGAAAGAGATTAAAGCCTGCACTGCTTGCATCGGTTGCTTGCCTATTATTGCTGTCGGCCTGCGGCACCGCGGAGAAAAATAACGGCTCTGGGACGACGGAGACGCCCCCCGCAGAGCCAGTCAAGCTGAAGTTCTTGACCCAAGTCGTCGATTATCCCAAGTACCAGGATGAAATTAATGAAGCGCTGCATAAGACGTATCCGAACATTACGGTCGAGTTCGACCATGTATTTGACAACTACGACTCGGTGCTGAAGACGAAGATTGCCACAAAGGATGCGCCCGACCTCTTCAATTACGCCGGCTATCTGGCGATGAAGCCGTTCGTGGATGCCGATCAACTGCTTGATCTGACGGAGGACAAGATTGAGGAGGGCATCCTGCCGAACTTCCGCGAGGGCGGCAAATACAATGGCAAGACCTATGCAGTGTCCACTCAGGTGCTGGGCTATGGCCTGATCTACAACAAGCAGGCGTTCAAGGAAGCTGGCATCGATGCGCCGCCCAAGACGCTAAGCGAGCTGAAGACTGCGGTGGATAAGCTGAATAACGTCGGTATTACACCGTTTGCCTCCGGCTTCAAGGATGTGTGGCTCAGCTATCATATGTTCTGGGCGATGCAGGGCGCAACGCTGGATGACTTTCAGCAATTCTACGACGATATGAATGCCGGGAAGGCGAAGACCAAGACGGATCGGCTGGATAAGGCGTTCGAGCTGTTCGATCTATACAATGCGAATGATGGGCAGAACCCGCTGTCCAGCGACTTCGCCAACATGAGCCATCTCGTCGGCACGAAGCAGGCTGCGATGGCGATCCAGGGCGTCTGGTCGTATGAGGAGATGGTGAAGCTCGACCCTAACGTGGAGCTTGGCCTTGCGCCGATCCCGGTATCCGAAGATCCGCAGGATGCGACGATGCTCGCAGACGGCGATGGCTTCATCTACATCTCCAAGGACAGCAAGCATCCGCAGGAGGCGAAGCAGTTCCTGGAGTGGATGGTATCGAAGGAGGGCGCTGAGGCAACAGTTGGCAGCATCCTGAAGCAGCAATCCACCTCGGCGAGCAATCCGAAGTCCGAGCTGAACGCGCTGAGCGCCGATGTGGCCAAGTATATCGAGGAGGGCGGCAAGACGCGCGGATTTGTGATCAATTTCTGGCCGAGCGGTCTGGCCGACATTATCGGCAAGGAAATGCAAGACTATATTGCGAAGAAGAAGACGCGCGACCAGCTCTTCGACAACATCGACGCTTCGTGGAAGAAGCTATATAAGCCATGA
- a CDS encoding response regulator — translation MKYRAIVADDERRARSAIVKQAEWERHGIELIAEAQNGDELLEAVERERPDLVLSDMRMPGLHGAELIRTLRERYPHIQLIIISGYDDFAYMKQAITSRIVDYLLKPIRPEALHDALSQAVRELNARRQEQERSLHVQQRLNESLPLLSEDLFHQWMVGSTTSEEGLLRSLGLPDRPQEAEYTAVACVMDNFAEVADNRFHANPHLLLYALVNMVNELLAGLGRCFRSRQQDSELILIMYRGLGHQELGELLDRLGGELKELLGITVLIGVGESRTRPHQTRDSLKEARAALSWLHAGQLENRTAFYALLQPTARATHHQAGSIERRLSSAIDSGSLAFIRQTVEEVYDEAGGAAGMSLASIRKLNADLLYQLERLVDQMEDQRAYLAELAALRLAVGSELNVPFVRRCVLKFLESVSRLEIKQRKERKVIYDIRDYLEQEYARKHSLKELSDRFYLSKEYISKMFKEEFGANLFVYLAELKIERAKLLLTGSEVKVRQIVDELGFNDESHFSKTFKKHTGYSPRSYRDQFRLF, via the coding sequence ATGAAATATAGAGCGATCGTGGCAGATGATGAGCGGCGGGCTCGCAGCGCGATTGTGAAGCAAGCGGAATGGGAGCGTCACGGCATTGAGCTCATCGCAGAGGCTCAAAATGGCGATGAGCTGCTGGAGGCGGTCGAGCGCGAGCGGCCTGATCTGGTGCTGAGCGATATGCGAATGCCGGGCTTGCATGGCGCAGAGCTAATCCGCACGCTGCGGGAGAGATACCCGCATATACAACTCATCATCATTAGCGGCTATGATGATTTTGCTTATATGAAGCAGGCGATTACCTCGCGGATTGTCGATTACCTGCTTAAGCCGATTCGGCCGGAAGCGCTGCATGATGCGTTGTCACAGGCGGTGCGGGAGCTGAATGCCAGGCGGCAGGAGCAGGAGCGCTCGCTCCATGTGCAACAGCGGCTTAATGAGAGCCTGCCGCTGCTTAGCGAGGATTTGTTCCATCAGTGGATGGTCGGCTCCACGACCAGTGAGGAGGGGCTGCTGCGTAGCCTCGGTCTGCCGGATCGCCCACAGGAGGCGGAATATACCGCGGTTGCCTGTGTAATGGACAACTTTGCAGAGGTGGCTGATAACCGCTTCCACGCCAATCCTCATCTGCTGCTATATGCGCTAGTCAATATGGTGAACGAGCTGCTGGCCGGCCTGGGACGGTGCTTCCGCAGCCGCCAGCAAGACAGTGAGCTGATCCTCATTATGTATCGCGGGCTAGGACATCAGGAGCTTGGCGAGCTGCTCGACAGGCTTGGGGGTGAGCTGAAGGAGCTGCTCGGCATTACCGTGCTGATCGGCGTAGGTGAAAGTCGAACACGTCCGCATCAGACCCGTGATTCGCTCAAGGAAGCGCGGGCGGCGCTGTCCTGGCTGCATGCCGGACAGTTGGAAAATCGAACGGCGTTCTATGCGTTGCTCCAGCCGACAGCGCGAGCGACGCATCACCAGGCTGGGAGCATTGAGCGAAGGCTGTCATCTGCCATCGATTCGGGCAGCCTCGCCTTCATCCGCCAGACGGTGGAGGAGGTATACGATGAGGCCGGGGGAGCGGCTGGCATGAGTCTGGCGAGCATCCGTAAGCTGAATGCCGATCTGCTCTACCAGTTGGAGCGGCTCGTTGACCAGATGGAGGATCAACGGGCGTATCTTGCCGAGCTGGCGGCGCTTAGGCTCGCGGTGGGCAGCGAATTGAATGTCCCGTTTGTGCGGCGCTGCGTGCTCAAGTTTCTGGAATCGGTCTCGCGGCTGGAGATCAAGCAGCGCAAGGAGCGCAAGGTCATCTACGATATTCGCGACTATCTGGAGCAGGAGTATGCGCGCAAGCATTCGCTCAAGGAGCTGTCCGACCGCTTCTACTTGAGCAAGGAATATATCTCCAAGATGTTCAAGGAGGAGTTCGGGGCCAACCTGTTCGTCTATCTGGCGGAGCTGAAGATCGAGAGAGCGAAGCTGCTGCTCACTGGCAGCGAGGTCAAGGTGCGGCAGATTGTCGATGAGCTGGGATTTAACGACGAAAGCCACTTCAGCAAAACCTTCAAAAAGCATACTGGCTATTCTCCACGCTCATACCGCGATCAATTCAGACTCTTCTAG